Genomic DNA from Nocardioides aquaticus:
GGCCCACCTGGTCGAGGGCCTGCGCACCGAGCTCGGCGACGCCCGCGCCGGCCGCGGCGTCCCGGGCATCGACCTGACCGTGCTCTACCCCGGCTACATCGTCTCGGAGATGAACGACGTGGACCCCGGCTCCAGCCCGCTCATGTCGTCGACCGAGAAGGGCGTCCGCTCGATGGTCGCGGCCATCGAGAAGCGGGTCGCCTCGGCGTGCGTGCCGCCGCTGCCGTGGGCACCGCTGTCCCTGGTGCTGCGGCACGCCCCGCAGCCGCTGCTGCGCCGGATGGTCTGACCGTCCCGGACCGGGCTCGGGTCGGCCCTCAGCGGTACGAGACCCGCGCCCGGTCCAGGTGGGTGTGCTCGTTGAAGGTGAGCATCCGGGTGCCGGTCGAGCCGACCAGGACCCGGGTCACCGAGGAGTTCACGCAGACGGTGTTGAACCGCTCCCACAGCCGGACCAGCGTCGGCCGGTCCGTCCCGTCGGGGTCGACGAGCCCTGCCGCGACCGCCCCGATCGGGCCGCCCGACGTGACCGCGACGACGACCCCGCCTGCCTCGTCGCCGACCGACACCGCGTCGGCCAGCGCCCCGCGGGACCGCGCGACGAAGGCGGCGAAGGTCTCCGGATAGTCGCCCTCGCCGGCCTCGTCGAGCGCCCACCGGCCGGTCGCCTCGACGAAGACCCGTTGGAACTCGCGGCGGTCCAGGGCGGCCGTGCCGCCCTGCGGCAGGTCCGGGTGCGCGGCGACCACGCCGAGGTGGTCGAACTCGTCCCACCCGGCGTCGACGCGCACCGCCTCGGGGTCCGGCCCCGGCGCGCCCGCGTCGGCGAGGCCGGCGAGCAGCCCCTCGACGGTCTCGCGCTGGCGCCGGAGGGTCCCGCGGACGACGGCCGCGGGGCGGACGCCCTGGGCCGCGAGGTGGGTGCCCAGCGCCCGCGCCTGCTCCCACCCGAGGTCCGAGAGGACGTCGTAGTCGTCGGCGCCGAAGGAGGCCTGCCCGTGCCGCACCACCAGGACCAGGGTCACCCGCGCAGGCTAGCGGGCGCCCTGCGGTCGTCCTACCCGGCCACCGCCCCCACCACCCGGGCCCGGACCAGCGGGTCGGCCCAGGCGCGGTGCTGGCGCGCGAGCCGGGCCGCGGACCAGCAGAGCATCGGCAGCGCCACCAGCACGGGGACGTGCCAGCCCGGCAGCCGCGCCAGCAGCGAGAACAGCACCCCGGTCAGGGTCGTGGCGAGCGCGAGGCGGGCGGAGTAGCCGACCATCGCCAGCGGCGGGGCCGGGGT
This window encodes:
- a CDS encoding histidine phosphatase family protein, with protein sequence MTLVLVVRHGQASFGADDYDVLSDLGWEQARALGTHLAAQGVRPAAVVRGTLRRQRETVEGLLAGLADAGAPGPDPEAVRVDAGWDEFDHLGVVAAHPDLPQGGTAALDRREFQRVFVEATGRWALDEAGEGDYPETFAAFVARSRGALADAVSVGDEAGGVVVAVTSGGPIGAVAAGLVDPDGTDRPTLVRLWERFNTVCVNSSVTRVLVGSTGTRMLTFNEHTHLDRARVSYR